In Triticum urartu cultivar G1812 chromosome 6, Tu2.1, whole genome shotgun sequence, the following proteins share a genomic window:
- the LOC125512743 gene encoding uncharacterized protein LOC125512743 isoform X1, producing MSARAGPDPNSEKSVAWPDLWGSLERAGALATELAAAAEERARLARRLEAALEVRRESVRQGAALDELSRQLERRRARVDELAVARRRAAEGVEWCKEQMQAQIEWVLPLSRALAAAHRQVQEAKELKSAEKARLGDLQRLLRTRQQSMVAQVAALYPVRVFRDLPTAENHHSRTNVFIRTTTTGSMPTRPSSSPWRTTRTPQAQSALAAASTTTTSSSPTRSMMASGPLSPSAAAAAAPSTAWVGLVGSASLFPISGSTSFLLESTI from the exons ATGAGCGCCAGGGCCGGGCCGGATCCCAACTCCGAGAAGTCGGTCGCATGGCCGGACCTCTGGGGAAGCCTCGAGCGGGCCGGCGCCCTCGCCACGGAGCTCGCCGCCGCGGCGGAGGAACGGGCACGCCTAGCGCGCCGCCTCGAGGCCGCGCTCGAG gTGAGGAGGGAGTCGGTGCGGCAGGGCGCGGCGCTGGACGAGCTGAGCCGGCAGCTGGAGCGGCGACGGGCGCGCGTGGACGAGCTCGCTGTCGCCAGGCGGAGGGCCGCCGAGGGCGTGGAATGGTGCAAGGAGCAGATGCAGGCGCAGATCGAGTGGGTGCTGCCGCTCTCCAGGGCCCTCGCCGCCGCGCACCGCCAAGTGCAG GAAGCCAAAGAGTTGAAATCCGCGGAGAAGGCGCGGCTTGGGGATCTGCAGAGGCTGCTCAGGACGAGGCAGCAGTCCATGGTAGCCCAGGTCGCCGCCCTGTACCCTGTCAGGGTCTTCCGAGACCTGCCGACTGCAGAGAACCACCATTCCCGTACCAATG TTTTTATCAGAACCACGACCACTGGCTCAATGCCGACCCGGCCGTCGTCATCACCTTGGAGGACGACGAGGACGCCGCAGGCGCAGTCGGCCTTGGCAGCGGCTTCCACCACTACCACGTCATCGTCACCTACCAGGTCCATGATGGCGTCTGGTCCGTTGAGTCCTTCTGCAGCCGCTGCCGCTGCTCCTTCCACAGCTTGGGTGGGACTCGTCGGATCGGCCTCCTTATTTCCCATTTCAGGTAGTACATCCTTCTTGCTCGAATCTACTATTTGA
- the LOC125512743 gene encoding uncharacterized protein LOC125512743 isoform X2 translates to MSARAGPDPNSEKSVAWPDLWGSLERAGALATELAAAAEERARLARRLEAALEVRRESVRQGAALDELSRQLERRRARVDELAVARRRAAEGVEWCKEQMQAQIEWVLPLSRALAAAHRQVQEAKELKSAEKARLGDLQRLLRTRQQSMVAQVAALYPVRVFRDLPTAENHHSRTNVFIRTTTTGSMPTRPSSSPWRTTRTPQAQSALAAASTTTTSSSPTRSMMASGPLSPSAAAAAAPSTAWVGLVGSASLFPISG, encoded by the exons ATGAGCGCCAGGGCCGGGCCGGATCCCAACTCCGAGAAGTCGGTCGCATGGCCGGACCTCTGGGGAAGCCTCGAGCGGGCCGGCGCCCTCGCCACGGAGCTCGCCGCCGCGGCGGAGGAACGGGCACGCCTAGCGCGCCGCCTCGAGGCCGCGCTCGAG gTGAGGAGGGAGTCGGTGCGGCAGGGCGCGGCGCTGGACGAGCTGAGCCGGCAGCTGGAGCGGCGACGGGCGCGCGTGGACGAGCTCGCTGTCGCCAGGCGGAGGGCCGCCGAGGGCGTGGAATGGTGCAAGGAGCAGATGCAGGCGCAGATCGAGTGGGTGCTGCCGCTCTCCAGGGCCCTCGCCGCCGCGCACCGCCAAGTGCAG GAAGCCAAAGAGTTGAAATCCGCGGAGAAGGCGCGGCTTGGGGATCTGCAGAGGCTGCTCAGGACGAGGCAGCAGTCCATGGTAGCCCAGGTCGCCGCCCTGTACCCTGTCAGGGTCTTCCGAGACCTGCCGACTGCAGAGAACCACCATTCCCGTACCAATG TTTTTATCAGAACCACGACCACTGGCTCAATGCCGACCCGGCCGTCGTCATCACCTTGGAGGACGACGAGGACGCCGCAGGCGCAGTCGGCCTTGGCAGCGGCTTCCACCACTACCACGTCATCGTCACCTACCAGGTCCATGATGGCGTCTGGTCCGTTGAGTCCTTCTGCAGCCGCTGCCGCTGCTCCTTCCACAGCTTGGGTGGGACTCGTCGGATCGGCCTCCTTATTTCCCATTTCAG
- the LOC125512743 gene encoding uncharacterized protein LOC125512743 isoform X3, producing the protein MSARAGPDPNSEKSVAWPDLWGSLERAGALATELAAAAEERARLARRLEAALEVRRESVRQGAALDELSRQLERRRARVDELAVARRRAAEGVEWCKEQMQAQIEWVLPLSRALAAAHRQVQEAKELKSAEKARLGDLQRLLRTRQQSMVAQVAALYPVRVFRDLPTAENHHSRTNVIAKNDRDEIQRQE; encoded by the exons ATGAGCGCCAGGGCCGGGCCGGATCCCAACTCCGAGAAGTCGGTCGCATGGCCGGACCTCTGGGGAAGCCTCGAGCGGGCCGGCGCCCTCGCCACGGAGCTCGCCGCCGCGGCGGAGGAACGGGCACGCCTAGCGCGCCGCCTCGAGGCCGCGCTCGAG gTGAGGAGGGAGTCGGTGCGGCAGGGCGCGGCGCTGGACGAGCTGAGCCGGCAGCTGGAGCGGCGACGGGCGCGCGTGGACGAGCTCGCTGTCGCCAGGCGGAGGGCCGCCGAGGGCGTGGAATGGTGCAAGGAGCAGATGCAGGCGCAGATCGAGTGGGTGCTGCCGCTCTCCAGGGCCCTCGCCGCCGCGCACCGCCAAGTGCAG GAAGCCAAAGAGTTGAAATCCGCGGAGAAGGCGCGGCTTGGGGATCTGCAGAGGCTGCTCAGGACGAGGCAGCAGTCCATGGTAGCCCAGGTCGCCGCCCTGTACCCTGTCAGGGTCTTCCGAGACCTGCCGACTGCAGAGAACCACCATTCCCGTACCAATG TGATTGCTAAAAATGACAGGGATGAGATCCAGCGCCAAGAATGA